From the genome of Miscanthus floridulus cultivar M001 chromosome 10, ASM1932011v1, whole genome shotgun sequence, one region includes:
- the LOC136488587 gene encoding TPD1 protein homolog 1-like, which translates to MNAKTVVILVACLLLCASSSAAAGDCPPSSIEVAQSVTKVAVNGQPKYAVRLRNTCRCAQSNVKVACAGFGTTLPVDPGQLRPVGGGMCLLNGGRPMKQGQFVAFFYAWSKQFAFRRVSSTVAC; encoded by the coding sequence ATGAACGCGAAGACGGTGGTGATCCTCGTGGCCTGTTTGTTGCTCTGCGCGAGCAGCTCTGCCGCTGCCGGCGACTGCCCGCCGTCGAGCATCGAGGTGGCCCAGTCCGTCACGAAGGTGGCGGTGAACGGGCAGCCCAAGTACGCGGTGCGCCTGCGCAACACGTGCCGCTGCGCCCAGTCCAACGTGAAGGTGGCCTGCGCCGGCTTCGGCACCACCTTGCCGGTAGACCCGGGGCAGCTCCGGCCCGTCGGCGGCGGGATGTGCCTCCTCAACGGCGGCCGCCCCATGAAGCAGGGCCAGTTCGTCGCCTTCTTCTACGCCTGGAGCAAGCAGTTCGCGTTCCGGCGCGTCTCGTCCACGGTGGCGTGCTAG